The Pseudomonadota bacterium genome includes a region encoding these proteins:
- a CDS encoding GTP-binding protein gives MAKEKFERNKPHVNVGTIGHVDHGKTTLTAAITKYFGDFKAYDEID, from the coding sequence ATGGCGAAAGAGAAGTTTGAGCGCAACAAGCCGCATGTGAACGTTGGCACGATTGGTCATGTTGACCATGGCAAGACGACGTTGACGGCGGCGATCACGAAGTATTTCGGCGACTTCAAGGCGTATGATGAGATTGAT
- the fusA gene encoding elongation factor G translates to MAREYVIEDYRNFGIMAHIDAGKTTTTERILYYTGKSHKIGEVHDGAATMDWMEQEQERGITITSAATTTFWEGRDGKKRRFNIIDTPGHVDFTIEVERSLRVLDGAIALLDANAGVEPQTETVWRQADKYNVPRMIFVNKMDKLGADFYRSVEMIEERLGAAPVVMQLPVGAENEFAGIVDLIEMKALIWRDETLGAAWDVVDIPADLQEKAEEYREKLIEVVVELDDDAMEAYLEGDMPDNDTLRALIRKGTCNVDFFPVFCGSAFKNKGVQPLLDAVVDFLPSPVDIPAIKGIDVKTEEETDRKASDDEPLSLLAFKIMNDPFVGSLTFCRIYSGKLEQGSSLLNSVKDKRERIGRMMLMHSNSREDIKEAYAGDIVAIAGLKETTTGDTLCEPLKPVILERMEFPEPVIEIAIEPKTKGDQEKMSIALNRLAAEDPSFRVKVDHESGQTIIAGMGELHLDILVDRMKREFKVEANIGQPQVAYRETITKTADVDYTHKKQSGGSGQFARVKLTIEPGEANSGYVFTDTVVGGNVPKEYIPGVQKGIGSVMTSGPIAGFPMLDITATLTDGAYHDVDSSVLAFEIAGRAAFREAVQKAGPKLLEPIMKVEVVTPDEYSGSVMGDLNSRRGQIQGTETRGVATVINAFVPLANMFGYVSSLRSSTQGRAQYTMQFDHYEQVPQAIADEVKSKYA, encoded by the coding sequence ATGGCCCGCGAATACGTCATCGAGGATTACCGGAACTTCGGCATCATGGCTCACATTGATGCTGGTAAGACGACCACGACCGAACGCATCCTGTATTACACCGGTAAATCGCACAAAATTGGCGAAGTGCATGACGGCGCTGCGACCATGGACTGGATGGAGCAGGAGCAGGAGCGGGGCATAACGATCACGTCTGCCGCGACGACCACCTTCTGGGAAGGGCGCGACGGCAAGAAGCGTCGGTTCAATATCATTGATACGCCGGGCCACGTCGATTTTACCATCGAAGTTGAGCGATCATTGCGCGTGCTAGATGGCGCGATCGCACTGCTCGATGCCAACGCGGGCGTCGAGCCTCAGACCGAAACGGTCTGGCGGCAGGCCGACAAGTACAACGTGCCGCGCATGATTTTCGTCAATAAGATGGATAAGCTGGGCGCTGACTTCTATCGCTCGGTTGAGATGATCGAGGAGCGCCTTGGCGCGGCTCCTGTTGTCATGCAGCTTCCGGTTGGCGCCGAAAACGAATTTGCTGGTATTGTTGATCTCATCGAGATGAAAGCGCTCATTTGGCGTGACGAGACACTTGGTGCCGCTTGGGATGTGGTCGACATTCCGGCGGATCTTCAGGAAAAAGCGGAAGAGTATCGCGAAAAGCTTATCGAGGTCGTCGTCGAGTTGGATGACGATGCGATGGAAGCGTATCTCGAAGGTGACATGCCAGACAACGACACGCTTCGGGCTTTGATCCGTAAGGGTACGTGTAACGTTGACTTCTTCCCTGTTTTTTGTGGTTCTGCATTTAAAAACAAGGGCGTACAGCCGCTTCTTGACGCTGTTGTTGATTTCTTGCCGTCTCCCGTGGATATCCCCGCTATTAAGGGTATCGACGTCAAGACCGAGGAAGAGACCGACCGGAAAGCCTCTGATGACGAGCCTTTGTCATTGCTGGCTTTCAAGATCATGAACGACCCGTTCGTCGGTTCACTGACTTTCTGTCGTATCTATTCCGGCAAGCTCGAACAGGGCTCGTCATTGCTGAACTCGGTGAAGGACAAGCGCGAGCGGATCGGTCGGATGATGTTGATGCACTCAAATAGCCGCGAAGATATCAAGGAAGCCTATGCTGGCGATATTGTCGCGATTGCTGGCCTCAAGGAGACCACCACGGGCGACACGCTGTGCGAGCCTCTCAAGCCCGTGATCCTTGAGCGTATGGAATTTCCTGAGCCAGTCATCGAGATCGCAATCGAGCCGAAGACCAAGGGCGACCAGGAAAAAATGTCCATTGCGCTTAACCGGCTCGCGGCGGAAGACCCGTCGTTCCGTGTCAAGGTCGACCACGAGTCCGGCCAGACGATTATTGCCGGTATGGGTGAATTGCATTTGGATATCTTGGTTGACCGCATGAAGCGTGAGTTCAAGGTGGAAGCAAATATTGGCCAGCCGCAGGTGGCCTATCGCGAGACGATCACCAAGACCGCTGATGTCGACTACACGCACAAGAAACAGTCTGGCGGTTCGGGTCAATTTGCACGCGTTAAGCTGACGATTGAACCGGGCGAAGCGAACTCTGGCTACGTTTTCACCGACACCGTTGTGGGTGGAAACGTCCCGAAGGAGTACATCCCTGGTGTGCAGAAGGGTATTGGCTCAGTGATGACCTCAGGTCCAATCGCCGGGTTCCCGATGCTTGATATCACCGCAACGCTGACGGACGGTGCTTATCACGACGTTGACTCCTCGGTTCTGGCGTTCGAAATCGCCGGTCGCGCGGCGTTTCGTGAGGCGGTCCAGAAAGCCGGGCCGAAATTGCTTGAGCCCATCATGAAGGTCGAAGTTGTCACGCCGGATGAGTATTCCGGTTCGGTGATGGGTGATCTGAATTCACGGCGTGGGCAAATTCAGGGCACTGAGACCCGCGGCGTCGCGACTGTTATCAACGCGTTTGTGCCGCTAGCCAACATGTTCGGCTACGTCTCATCGCTCCGATCCTCCACCCAGGGTCGTGCACAGTACACCATGCAGTTTGATCATTATGAGCAGGTGCCGCAGGCGATCGCTGACGAAGTGAAGTCCAAGTACGCCTGA
- the rpsG gene encoding 30S ribosomal protein S7 has protein sequence MSRRHAAEKRVVNPDPKFGDLVVSKFMNAIMVDGKKSAAERIVYGAFDTIETRTGQNPVEVFHQALSNVSPAVEVRSRRVGGATYQVPVEVRTERRQALAIRWLISAARSRNENTMVDRLSGEMLDASSNRGSAVKKREDTHRMADANRAFSHYRW, from the coding sequence ATGTCACGTCGTCACGCCGCCGAAAAGCGCGTCGTCAACCCTGATCCGAAGTTTGGCGATCTGGTTGTGTCCAAGTTCATGAATGCGATCATGGTCGATGGCAAGAAGTCTGCCGCGGAGCGCATCGTGTATGGCGCCTTCGACACCATTGAGACCCGCACCGGTCAGAACCCCGTTGAGGTTTTCCATCAGGCTTTGAGCAACGTTTCCCCCGCTGTTGAGGTTCGCTCCCGTCGTGTCGGCGGTGCCACCTATCAGGTGCCCGTTGAGGTGCGTACCGAGCGGCGGCAGGCTCTTGCTATTCGCTGGCTGATTTCAGCTGCACGTAGCCGCAACGAGAACACCATGGTTGATCGCTTGTCTGGCGAAATGTTGGACGCATCCAGCAACCGCGGTTCTGCTGTCAAGAAGCGTGAGGATACGCACCGCATGGCGGATGCCAACCGCGCTTTTTCCCATTACCGCTGGTAA
- the rpsL gene encoding 30S ribosomal protein S12, which yields MPTINQLIRKPRQVPVKRNKVPALEQNPQKRGVCTRVYTTTPKKPNSALRKVAKIRLVNGFEVIGYIPGVGHNLQEHSVVMIRGGRVKDLPGVRYHIIRGVLDTQGVKDRKQRRSKYGAKRPK from the coding sequence ATGCCAACGATCAACCAATTGATCCGCAAGCCGCGGCAGGTGCCGGTCAAGCGCAATAAAGTCCCTGCGCTTGAGCAAAACCCGCAGAAGCGTGGGGTTTGCACCCGTGTTTACACAACGACCCCGAAAAAGCCGAACTCTGCGCTTCGTAAGGTTGCTAAAATCCGGCTAGTGAATGGCTTTGAGGTCATCGGGTACATTCCCGGCGTTGGCCATAACCTGCAAGAGCACTCGGTGGTGATGATCCGCGGTGGCCGCGTGAAGGATTTGCCGGGCGTTCGCTACCACATCATTCGCGGCGTACTCGATACGCAAGGCGTCAAAGACCGCAAGCAGCGTCGTTCGAAGTACGGCGCTAAGCGTCCGAAGTAA
- the rpoC gene encoding DNA-directed RNA polymerase subunit beta', with translation MNQELQNVFGRDLQSTMPSFDQIRISLASPEKILSWSFGEIKKPETINYRTFKPERDGLFCARIFGPIKDYECLCGKYKRMKYKGIICEKCGVEVTLTKVRRERMGHIELAAPVAHIWFLKSLPSRIATLLDMALKDVERVLYFENYVVTEQGLTPLAHNQLMSEEEYLQAQDEYGADSFTAMIGAEAIRKLLGDLDLPVLREQLRLEMVEATGELKPKKLAKRIKLIDAFINSGNKPEWMIMTVVPVIPPDLRPLVPLDGGRFATSDLNDLYRRVINRNNRLKRLIELRAPDIIIRNEKRMLQEAVDALFDNGRRGRVITGANKRPLKSLADMLKGKQGRFRQNLLGKRVDYSGRSVIVTGPELKLHQCGLPKKMALELFKPFIYARLDAKGYSNTVKQAKKLVEKERPEVWDILDEVIREHPVMLNRAPTLHRLGIQAFEPVLIEGKAIQLHPLVCTAFNADFDGDQMAVHVPLSLEAQLEARVLMMSTNNILHPANGQPIIVPSQDMVLGLYYLTIEADGEPGEGSVFGSTGEVQAALDAGAITLHAKIKGRYKSIDADGNPTSEIYDTTAGRYLLADLLPKNAKLSFDAANRLMTKKEISRMIDAVYRSCGQKDTVIFCDRVMDFGFKQACKAGISFGKDDMVIPDTKKGLVDETRTMVEEFEQQYNDGLITQGEKYNKVVDAWAKCTDKIADEMMGRISAVEMDDESGRQKPINSVYMMAHSGARGSPAQMKQLAGMRGLMAKPDGSIIETPITSNFKEGLTVMEYFNSTHGARKGLADTALKTANSGYLTRRLVDVAQDSIISEIDCGTDKGIRVQAIVDAGQVVASLGQRVLGRTAADDVVHPETADIVVEKGALIDEKMVEAIEESGVQGVKIRSVLTCETRHGVCATCYGRDLARGTPVNLGEAVGVIAAQSIGEPGTQLTMRTFHIGGTAQVVDSSFIESNHEGKISLRNRSISRNSDGHLIATGRNMFIVVSDDSGEEAAVHRVTYGSRLLVEEGDMIRRGQRMAEWDPYTRPILADVDGTVEFEDLVDGVSMSEQVDEVTGIAKRLIIDWRTSPRGADLRPAMVIKDKKGEILKTDRGGDARALLPAEAVLSVSPGDKVKAGDVLARIALESAKTRDITGGLPRVAELFEARRPKDAAIMADIDGVVRFGRDYKNKRRIAIQPHEEGADPVEYLIPKSKHMQLQDGDEVQKGDFLIDGLPAPHDILAVKGVEELAAYLVNEIQEVYRLQGVLINDKHIEVIVRQMLQKIDITDPGDSEFLAGEQVDRIELEELNEQLVADGKKPASGTPVLLGITKASLQTRSFFSAASFQETTRVLTEAAVNGKVDTLEGLKENIIVGRLIPAGTGRMMNKIRQVASKRDDLIVDAREAEQAAEVEAVLEDLSEQAPAE, from the coding sequence TTGAACCAGGAACTACAGAACGTTTTCGGCCGTGACCTTCAGTCGACGATGCCGAGCTTCGACCAGATCCGTATTTCGCTCGCCAGCCCGGAGAAAATCCTCTCCTGGTCCTTTGGTGAGATCAAAAAGCCTGAAACCATCAACTACCGCACGTTCAAGCCGGAGCGGGACGGGCTGTTCTGTGCCCGCATTTTCGGTCCGATCAAGGACTATGAGTGCCTCTGCGGCAAGTACAAGCGGATGAAGTACAAGGGCATCATCTGCGAAAAGTGCGGCGTCGAAGTTACCCTCACCAAGGTGCGCCGCGAGCGGATGGGCCACATCGAACTGGCGGCACCTGTTGCCCATATCTGGTTCCTGAAATCGCTTCCCTCCCGGATTGCGACGCTTCTGGACATGGCGCTGAAGGATGTCGAGCGGGTCCTGTACTTCGAAAACTATGTCGTCACCGAACAGGGCCTGACGCCGCTCGCGCACAACCAGTTGATGAGCGAAGAAGAGTATCTGCAGGCGCAGGACGAATATGGTGCTGATAGCTTCACCGCGATGATCGGCGCGGAGGCGATCCGCAAGCTGCTTGGTGATCTTGACCTGCCGGTGCTACGCGAGCAACTGCGGCTCGAGATGGTCGAAGCAACGGGAGAACTGAAGCCCAAAAAGCTGGCCAAGCGGATCAAGCTGATCGATGCGTTCATCAATTCAGGCAACAAGCCTGAGTGGATGATCATGACCGTCGTTCCGGTCATTCCCCCGGACCTTCGTCCGCTGGTTCCGCTCGACGGTGGCCGGTTCGCGACGTCTGACCTGAACGACCTGTATCGCCGGGTCATCAACCGTAACAACCGCCTTAAGCGGCTGATCGAGCTGCGCGCACCGGACATCATCATCCGGAACGAAAAGCGGATGCTGCAGGAAGCGGTGGATGCACTGTTTGACAATGGTCGCCGTGGTCGCGTGATCACGGGCGCGAACAAGCGTCCGCTGAAATCGCTGGCCGACATGCTGAAAGGCAAGCAAGGCCGGTTCCGTCAGAACCTGCTTGGCAAGCGCGTTGACTATTCGGGGCGTTCGGTCATCGTTACCGGTCCTGAACTCAAGCTGCACCAGTGTGGCCTGCCCAAGAAGATGGCGCTCGAACTGTTCAAACCGTTCATCTATGCGCGGCTCGACGCCAAGGGCTATTCGAACACCGTCAAGCAGGCCAAGAAGCTGGTTGAGAAGGAGCGTCCGGAGGTTTGGGATATCCTCGATGAGGTGATCCGCGAACACCCTGTCATGCTCAACCGCGCGCCGACGTTGCACCGATTGGGCATTCAGGCGTTTGAGCCGGTGCTGATTGAAGGCAAGGCGATCCAGCTGCATCCGCTGGTCTGTACTGCGTTCAATGCGGACTTTGATGGCGACCAGATGGCGGTTCACGTTCCGCTGTCGCTCGAGGCGCAGCTCGAAGCACGCGTCTTGATGATGTCAACCAATAACATTCTGCATCCGGCCAATGGTCAGCCGATCATCGTGCCGTCACAGGATATGGTCCTTGGGCTCTACTATCTCACGATCGAAGCCGATGGCGAGCCGGGCGAGGGCTCTGTGTTTGGCTCGACCGGTGAGGTTCAGGCTGCACTTGATGCCGGCGCGATCACGCTGCACGCCAAGATCAAGGGCCGCTACAAGAGCATCGATGCGGACGGTAACCCAACGTCGGAGATCTATGACACGACCGCCGGGCGTTACCTGCTGGCCGATCTGTTGCCGAAGAATGCGAAGCTTTCATTTGACGCCGCCAACCGACTGATGACCAAAAAGGAAATCAGCCGGATGATTGATGCCGTGTACCGCTCCTGCGGTCAGAAGGATACGGTCATCTTCTGTGACCGGGTTATGGATTTCGGCTTCAAGCAAGCCTGCAAGGCGGGCATTTCGTTCGGTAAAGATGACATGGTCATCCCTGATACGAAGAAAGGCTTGGTCGATGAGACCCGTACGATGGTCGAGGAGTTCGAGCAGCAGTACAATGACGGCCTGATTACGCAGGGCGAAAAGTACAACAAGGTTGTCGACGCCTGGGCGAAGTGCACGGACAAGATCGCCGATGAGATGATGGGGCGGATTTCCGCGGTCGAAATGGATGATGAATCCGGACGACAAAAGCCGATCAACTCGGTCTACATGATGGCGCACTCAGGCGCGCGTGGCTCGCCCGCGCAGATGAAACAGCTCGCCGGAATGCGTGGCCTTATGGCCAAGCCGGACGGCTCAATCATCGAGACACCGATCACGTCGAACTTCAAGGAAGGCTTGACCGTGATGGAGTACTTCAACTCCACTCACGGGGCGCGTAAGGGCCTTGCCGATACCGCGCTGAAGACGGCCAATTCCGGCTACCTGACCCGCCGTCTTGTCGATGTTGCGCAGGATTCGATCATTTCCGAGATCGATTGCGGAACGGACAAGGGTATTCGCGTCCAGGCGATCGTCGATGCCGGTCAGGTCGTCGCCTCGCTCGGTCAGCGTGTGCTGGGCCGGACGGCAGCCGACGATGTTGTTCATCCTGAAACGGCGGACATCGTCGTTGAGAAGGGTGCGCTGATCGACGAAAAAATGGTCGAAGCCATCGAAGAGTCCGGCGTTCAGGGTGTCAAGATCCGCTCCGTACTGACTTGCGAAACGCGCCATGGCGTGTGCGCAACCTGTTACGGGCGTGACCTTGCACGCGGTACACCGGTCAACCTCGGTGAGGCTGTCGGTGTTATCGCAGCACAGTCGATCGGTGAACCGGGCACACAGCTCACCATGCGCACCTTCCATATTGGCGGTACTGCTCAGGTCGTCGACTCCTCGTTCATTGAATCGAACCATGAGGGCAAGATCAGCCTTCGCAACCGCTCGATCTCCCGGAACTCCGACGGCCATCTGATTGCGACCGGACGCAACATGTTCATCGTCGTCTCCGATGATTCCGGTGAGGAAGCGGCGGTGCATCGCGTCACCTACGGTTCACGCCTCCTGGTCGAAGAAGGCGACATGATCCGTCGCGGTCAGCGCATGGCCGAGTGGGACCCGTACACCCGGCCGATACTTGCCGATGTCGATGGTACGGTTGAATTCGAGGATCTCGTCGACGGTGTTTCGATGTCCGAGCAGGTCGACGAAGTCACCGGGATCGCCAAGCGCTTGATTATTGACTGGCGCACCAGCCCGCGTGGTGCTGACCTGCGTCCAGCTATGGTGATCAAGGACAAAAAAGGCGAAATCCTCAAGACTGATCGCGGTGGTGATGCGCGCGCCTTGCTGCCAGCCGAAGCCGTTCTTTCGGTGTCACCGGGGGACAAGGTTAAGGCGGGCGATGTGCTTGCACGTATCGCGCTCGAAAGTGCCAAGACACGCGACATCACCGGTGGTCTGCCGCGCGTTGCGGAACTGTTCGAAGCGCGCCGCCCGAAAGATGCGGCCATCATGGCGGACATTGACGGCGTGGTGCGGTTCGGTCGCGACTACAAGAACAAGCGTCGTATCGCGATCCAGCCGCACGAGGAGGGAGCTGATCCCGTCGAGTATCTCATCCCGAAATCGAAGCACATGCAGCTTCAGGACGGCGATGAGGTCCAGAAGGGCGACTTCCTGATCGACGGTCTGCCTGCACCGCACGACATTCTTGCGGTCAAGGGCGTCGAGGAACTGGCGGCTTACCTGGTCAATGAGATCCAGGAGGTCTACCGGCTCCAGGGCGTGCTCATCAACGATAAGCACATCGAAGTCATCGTTCGGCAGATGCTGCAGAAGATCGATATCACCGATCCGGGAGACTCGGAGTTCCTCGCAGGTGAACAGGTCGATCGCATTGAGCTTGAAGAGCTCAACGAGCAGCTTGTCGCTGATGGTAAGAAGCCAGCTTCGGGGACCCCAGTCTTGCTGGGGATCACCAAGGCGTCGCTGCAGACCCGTTCGTTCTTCTCGGCTGCGTCCTTCCAGGAGACCACACGCGTGCTCACAGAGGCAGCTGTCAACGGGAAGGTCGATACGCTCGAAGGCCTTAAAGAGAACATCATCGTCGGTCGGCTTATCCCAGCTGGCACGGGTCGCATGATGAACAAGATCCGCCAGGTCGCCAGCAAGCGCGATGATCTCATCGTCGATGCGCGTGAAGCCGAGCAGGCAGCCGAAGTCGAGGCGGTTCTGGAAGACCTCTCAGAGCAGGCACCCGCCGAGTAA